The proteins below come from a single Zea mays cultivar B73 chromosome 8, Zm-B73-REFERENCE-NAM-5.0, whole genome shotgun sequence genomic window:
- the LOC107548110 gene encoding uncharacterized protein LOC107548110, whose product MREEEEPSWFARGEEQEQQLPRPDELMPLTQTLITPDLAVAFDITTHGAGGAGPVPDINGGGASSAAGSSGGGGGGGGDEPARTLKRPRLVWTPQLHKRFVDAVAQLGIKNAVPKTIMQLMSVDGLTRENVASHLQKYRLYLKRMQGLGGGGGGGSHSSGSGSATDAATEHLFATGPVPFLPPAHRAPAADTYPPFSPMGSGAAHHHHRAPQIGHFHHPAARPLAHYAAAAGPGFDHGFLSRVAPPGMHHHRMASAAAGMGMGMIAPSSFADEMDRGAGGSGGGGGRRELTLFPTSGDH is encoded by the coding sequence atgagggaggaggaggagcccaGCTGGTTCGCGCGCggcgaggagcaggagcagcagctcCCGCGGCCGGACGAGCTGATGCCGCTCACGCAGACGCTCATCACGCCCGATCTCGCCGTGGCCTTCGACATCACGACGCACGGCGCCGGCGGGGCGGGCCCCGTCCCCGACATCAACGGCGGCGGCGCGTCGTCGGCCGCGGGATCCagcggcgggggcgggggcgggggcggcgacgAGCCGGCGCGGACGCTCAAGCGCCCGCGCCTCGTGTGGACGCCGCAGCTGCACAAGCGCTTCGTGGACGCCGTGGCGCAGCTCGGCATCAAGAACGCCGTGCCCAAGACCATAATGCAGCTCATGAGCGTCGACGGCCTCACGCGCGAGAACGTCGCGTCCCACCTCCAGAAGTACCGCCTCTACCTCAAGCGCATGCaggggctcggcggcggcgggggAGGGGGCAGCCactcctccggctccggctccgccACCGACGCCGCCACCGAGCACCTCTTCGCCACGGGGCCCGTCCCCTTCCTCCCGCCGGCCCACCGCGCGCCCGCCGCCGACACCTACCCGCCCTTCTCCCCCATGGGCTCCGGCGCcgcgcaccaccaccaccgagCGCCGCAGATCGGCCACTTCCACCACCCGGCCGCGCGCCCGCTCGCCCactacgccgccgccgccgggcccgGTTTCGACCACGGCTTCCTGAGCCGCGTCGCGCCGCCCGGGATGCACCACCACCGCATGGCCAGCGCCGCCGCCGGGATGGGGATGGGGATGATCGCGCCCTCCTCCTTCGCCGACGAGATGGACCGAGGCgctggcggcagcggcggcggcggcggccgccgcgaGCTCACGCTGTTCCCGACGTCCGGGGACCACTGA